In one window of Bizionia sp. M204 DNA:
- a CDS encoding DUF3109 family protein, protein MFQLGKTIVSEDIIQKDFVCNLSACKGACCIDGDAGAPLEKAEAQILEDIYPKVKPFLRQIGIDAIEAQGTFITTATGELETPLIDGADCAYVTFDKKGTALCGIEEAYNQGAIDWKKPVSCHLYPIRIKEYSEFSAVNYDKWEICDDACVLGKELQVPVYKFVKQALIRKFGEDWYTDLEKVAEKLS, encoded by the coding sequence ATGTTTCAATTAGGAAAAACCATAGTTTCGGAGGATATTATCCAAAAAGATTTTGTCTGTAACCTGTCGGCGTGCAAAGGTGCTTGTTGTATAGATGGTGATGCAGGTGCACCACTTGAAAAGGCGGAAGCCCAAATCCTGGAGGATATTTACCCAAAAGTAAAACCCTTTTTACGTCAAATTGGGATTGATGCTATTGAAGCTCAAGGTACTTTTATTACCACAGCAACTGGTGAATTAGAAACACCACTTATTGATGGAGCGGATTGCGCTTATGTAACTTTTGATAAAAAGGGAACGGCTTTGTGCGGGATTGAAGAGGCCTATAATCAAGGTGCTATTGATTGGAAGAAGCCCGTTTCTTGCCATTTATATCCTATTAGAATTAAAGAGTATTCCGAGTTTTCTGCGGTAAATTATGATAAATGGGAAATTTGCGATGATGCTTGCGTTCTAGGTAAAGAATTACAAGTGCCTGTTTATAAGTTTGTTAAGCAGGCGTTAATAAGAAAATTTGGTGAAGACTGGTATACCGATTTAGAAAAGGTAGCCGAAAAGTTGTCATAA
- a CDS encoding CHAT domain-containing protein encodes MKKVIFFLISSLTFHVLFSQTTWQDYTKNADSLQLNFQFKDVIEPRQKAIDIAKTQQKDTVPFLNLLLEMSKNELATSNAELKSEAYKSLQSQILELEESGAEPERLYQAYRRMYIFAHNYMRNMRDTDKYVAKSIDYHYKCQEIDSVVLMKTLHTSGVVSRVVGRLNASVAVLKKAEDLYQHIDPEVRNTNNMASIYLDLAMVYNYEFLNIPSKRLKYLKKSEATFKSVDKPNMDYFIGVYTNLSDYEELEGNYKKAENYLKKAIQLYKDNAALAQESRRGKIGFKRDLQFKASLLKIYRETGQEDNMLSLFQEMKTINSENTLDDIETDFIATAYLIVARYYRFKNNEKALTYLNEGLEFHKKINFKKLEDQFTIEKIKILIDEERYVEAEKLLKEIEGEEKLRPTIENDILVLHASLNFKKKNNEAYTYINKLIYGISEENKALDIKTMAYQDFTPSLVLNDIQYLLELIENLEKSSFKDDTVRHTLYLIALKQFESNFHHEFLNEKLKKTYDKISFYFLEKASNNQLAESDIDLFLNFTETIEAKYLLNTFIANRAESNLNETDELIHDEQRLRSNITYLKKKNIEKKSDSLRELIFEENLKLDAIKDQIKEQGFYISQIINSEDSQKQKQIFKDRYIIKYKIVNNQVFRIIYNNNDIKFTNLGSYLDIKPEVTKMLSKTKNINVPIIEIKKHGANLHSILLTDVDLASNNNIYIIPDGILHYLPFELLVSNHDYLLNQTKISYVSALSFIDSPVEINKENDKIALFAPSYNLFAPTDTQLAVRGEPYYLDGAIKEVNSISELFENSDVYTNNNASKEAFKSLSNDYSILHLSMHSFLNDADSELSSLVFSDTKADYELYISELYGLNLNANMVVLSACNTGVGEFKTGKGIVSMNTAFTAAGVPSVLSSLWSAPDDATKEIMVSFYKHLKDGNDKAEALQKAKQDFLSANENMSLDHPYYWAGFVMSGDISPIVDKKNNTIWYLIGGGALILLVVLFYRKQKKQAA; translated from the coding sequence ATGAAAAAAGTAATTTTTTTCTTAATTAGCTCGTTAACCTTTCACGTGTTATTTAGCCAAACTACTTGGCAAGACTACACCAAAAATGCAGATTCATTACAGCTTAATTTTCAGTTTAAAGATGTTATTGAACCTAGACAAAAAGCCATTGATATAGCAAAAACACAGCAAAAAGATACGGTTCCATTTCTAAATTTATTGTTAGAGATGAGTAAAAATGAACTTGCCACTTCTAACGCAGAACTGAAATCTGAAGCCTATAAAAGTCTGCAATCACAAATTTTAGAATTAGAAGAGTCTGGTGCTGAACCAGAAAGACTTTACCAAGCGTATAGACGCATGTATATTTTTGCTCATAATTACATGAGGAACATGCGGGACACGGATAAATACGTGGCTAAATCTATAGATTATCATTACAAATGTCAAGAAATAGACTCTGTCGTTTTAATGAAAACCTTGCATACTTCTGGTGTCGTGTCTCGTGTGGTTGGTAGGCTTAACGCATCTGTTGCGGTATTAAAAAAGGCTGAAGATCTGTATCAACATATTGATCCTGAAGTGAGAAACACCAATAATATGGCTAGTATTTATTTAGACTTGGCCATGGTTTATAACTATGAATTTTTAAACATTCCATCCAAACGCTTAAAATATCTTAAAAAGTCTGAAGCCACATTTAAAAGTGTGGACAAACCAAATATGGACTACTTTATAGGTGTTTATACCAATCTATCCGATTACGAAGAGCTTGAAGGAAATTATAAGAAAGCAGAAAATTATTTAAAAAAAGCTATTCAACTATATAAAGATAATGCAGCTTTAGCACAGGAATCTAGAAGAGGAAAAATAGGTTTTAAAAGAGATTTGCAGTTTAAGGCATCTTTACTAAAAATTTATCGTGAAACAGGACAGGAAGATAATATGTTGTCGCTTTTTCAGGAAATGAAAACCATTAATTCAGAAAACACACTGGACGATATTGAAACAGATTTTATAGCAACTGCTTATTTAATCGTAGCAAGATATTACCGTTTTAAAAATAATGAAAAAGCCTTGACCTATCTCAATGAAGGTTTAGAATTTCATAAAAAAATAAATTTTAAGAAGCTTGAAGATCAATTTACAATAGAAAAAATTAAGATTTTAATTGATGAGGAGCGATATGTAGAAGCAGAAAAACTTTTAAAGGAAATTGAAGGTGAAGAAAAATTACGTCCAACCATTGAAAATGACATATTAGTTCTTCATGCCTCATTAAATTTTAAAAAGAAGAATAACGAAGCTTATACTTATATCAATAAATTAATTTATGGGATTTCTGAAGAAAATAAAGCTTTAGATATTAAAACAATGGCTTATCAGGATTTTACACCAAGTCTCGTTTTGAATGATATCCAGTATCTTTTAGAACTTATAGAAAATCTTGAAAAATCATCATTTAAAGATGATACCGTAAGACATACGTTATATCTCATAGCTTTAAAACAATTTGAATCTAATTTTCATCATGAGTTTCTAAATGAAAAACTAAAAAAGACCTACGATAAAATAAGTTTTTACTTTCTTGAAAAAGCATCCAACAACCAATTAGCAGAAAGCGACATTGATTTATTTTTAAATTTTACCGAAACTATTGAAGCTAAATATTTGCTGAATACATTTATTGCCAACAGGGCGGAATCTAATCTGAACGAAACGGATGAACTCATTCATGATGAGCAGCGTTTACGGTCTAATATTACCTATCTGAAAAAGAAAAATATTGAAAAAAAATCGGATAGCTTGCGTGAACTTATTTTTGAAGAAAATTTAAAGTTGGATGCTATAAAAGATCAAATAAAAGAGCAAGGTTTTTATATCTCTCAAATTATAAATTCAGAGGATTCGCAAAAGCAAAAACAGATTTTTAAAGATCGTTATATAATAAAGTATAAAATAGTAAACAATCAAGTATTCAGAATTATTTATAATAACAATGATATTAAATTTACTAACCTGGGTAGTTATTTGGACATAAAACCAGAGGTCACTAAAATGCTATCTAAAACTAAAAATATTAATGTTCCAATAATTGAAATTAAAAAACACGGAGCAAATTTGCACAGTATTTTACTTACCGACGTTGATTTGGCCAGTAATAATAACATCTATATTATTCCAGATGGTATTTTGCATTATTTGCCTTTTGAGCTATTAGTATCCAACCATGACTATTTGCTAAACCAAACTAAAATTAGTTATGTTTCTGCATTAAGCTTTATCGATTCGCCGGTAGAAATTAATAAAGAGAATGACAAAATTGCATTATTTGCACCATCATACAATCTGTTTGCGCCTACAGATACGCAGTTGGCTGTAAGAGGTGAGCCTTATTATTTGGATGGTGCTATTAAAGAAGTGAATTCCATTTCAGAATTATTTGAAAACAGTGATGTTTACACCAATAATAATGCCTCTAAAGAAGCTTTCAAATCACTTTCTAACGACTATTCTATTCTTCATCTGTCTATGCATTCCTTTTTAAATGATGCGGACTCCGAGTTGAGTAGTTTAGTTTTTTCAGATACGAAGGCCGATTACGAATTGTATATTTCTGAACTATATGGCTTAAACCTAAATGCCAATATGGTGGTTTTAAGTGCGTGCAATACAGGTGTTGGAGAATTTAAAACAGGAAAAGGCATTGTATCTATGAACACCGCCTTTACGGCAGCAGGAGTACCATCAGTTTTGTCCAGTTTATGGAGCGCACCGGATGATGCTACTAAAGAAATTATGGTTTCATTTTATAAGCATTTAAAAGATGGAAATGATAAAGCTGAAGCTTTACAAAAGGCGAAACAAGATTTTTTAAGCGCAAATGAAAACATGTCTTTGGATCATCCTTATTATTGGGCAGGATTTGTAATGTCTGGAGATATTTCGCCTATCGTAGACAAGAAAAATAATACAATCTGGTATCTAATAGGAGGTGGCGCTCTAATTTTATTAGTTGTGCTCTTCTATAGAAAACAGAAAAAGCAAGCGGCTTAA
- a CDS encoding tol-pal system YbgF family protein, whose protein sequence is MNKENLIEHYFSKTLTEETQKAFNHLMETDPDFAKAVAFEKNLKTVIAKEEQTQLKERFQALDNTAKSALKNTGNPYLKWAIAAVIIILLAIPSFWIYQQNNVSNQALYASHFEPYKNVVHPIVRGQDTHDLMSQAFIAYEAKNYELALKHFNTILKDNPDTALYFYKANALLYLDKNKEAITILSDTKNISENFKAQQLWYLALAYIKTESNLKAATTLKALISNGTFKKQEAEKLLKQIN, encoded by the coding sequence ATGAATAAAGAGAACTTAATAGAACACTATTTTTCTAAAACACTTACTGAAGAAACTCAGAAAGCGTTTAACCATTTAATGGAAACAGATCCTGATTTTGCAAAAGCGGTTGCATTTGAAAAAAACCTTAAAACGGTTATTGCCAAAGAAGAGCAAACACAACTGAAAGAAAGGTTTCAAGCATTAGACAACACTGCTAAAAGCGCTTTAAAAAACACGGGGAATCCATATTTAAAATGGGCAATTGCAGCTGTAATTATTATTTTATTAGCAATTCCTAGTTTCTGGATTTACCAACAAAACAATGTGAGTAATCAGGCGCTCTATGCCTCCCATTTTGAACCTTATAAAAATGTGGTACACCCTATTGTAAGAGGTCAAGATACTCATGATTTAATGTCCCAAGCTTTTATTGCTTATGAAGCTAAAAATTATGAGTTGGCGTTAAAGCATTTCAATACAATTTTAAAAGATAATCCAGATACAGCATTATATTTTTATAAAGCAAATGCCCTTTTATATTTGGATAAGAATAAGGAAGCTATTACCATATTATCCGACACCAAAAATATTTCTGAAAATTTTAAAGCGCAACAGCTTTGGTATTTAGCACTTGCATATATTAAAACAGAATCTAATTTAAAAGCAGCAACCACCTTAAAAGCCTTAATTAGCAATGGTACGTTTAAGAAGCAGGAGGCCGAAAAACTTTTAAAACAAATTAATTAA
- a CDS encoding sigma-70 family RNA polymerase sigma factor has translation MIDEDIVKALKKGHIETLEAVYLEHKSAFIGFAKKYTADEDLITDMYQDAIIALRENAMNGKLDNLKSEVKTYLFSIGKYKIFKALKQQQKLHLVSEPALFDSLKNEYDLSTELIGELTDEQKQLQAAFINLEGKCKEILTLFYYRGFTIDDITAELNYNNKDVTKSQKSRCLKALKAMIFN, from the coding sequence ATGATAGATGAAGACATTGTCAAAGCTTTAAAAAAAGGCCATATAGAAACTTTAGAAGCCGTTTATTTGGAGCATAAATCTGCCTTTATTGGATTTGCTAAAAAATATACCGCGGACGAAGACTTGATAACCGACATGTATCAAGATGCCATTATTGCATTGCGGGAAAATGCTATGAATGGAAAATTGGATAATTTAAAAAGCGAAGTCAAAACCTACCTTTTCAGTATTGGAAAATATAAGATTTTTAAAGCCTTAAAACAGCAACAAAAATTACATTTAGTAAGTGAGCCTGCATTATTTGATAGCTTAAAGAATGAATATGATCTCTCTACAGAATTAATAGGCGAGCTAACCGACGAACAAAAACAGTTACAAGCAGCCTTTATTAATTTAGAAGGGAAGTGTAAAGAAATATTGACTTTATTTTATTACAGAGGTTTTACCATAGACGATATTACGGCCGAATTAAATTATAACAACAAAGATGTTACCAAAAGTCAAAAATCACGTTGTTTAAAAGCTTTAAAAGCAATGATCTTTAATTAA
- a CDS encoding tetratricopeptide repeat protein, translated as MNTKNHYRLFKNTIFIMLCFATTISSVAQELDLKSFYKKVDSILIERPDKPAILDSVFHNVKFDTIKLSYLVHKSHQKDYLEGEWFALNSLGNCFRNISDYEQSIGLYKKAFATAKQSGNLEMEVISLNMLGVVYRRMDAIRSALDYHKQALHLAENAPEITLGLKRSIAVSQNSMGNIYLALKQYDLALIQFYKSLAIEEALDNKLGLAINNHNIGYAKEKTGYYEEALEYYNKSLDYNYQIESEIGIVICFNSIGKVYIYQDKFTEANTIIKDALQRAIKENDQFYIAISYVNYGLSELKLNNLEFAKTQLNKGLEIAKEFNLKSSEIEAYKYLSEIYELSGQHDAALDTFRKHVILDESLTNERNIQYVNDLIIKYDTEKKTNQIKELASENEIVKLRLEKNKRTLLLSLLGASLVFITLYVLYRQRQLKNEKKILTLEQDMLRNQMNPHFIFNSLNSIKLYIINNEKENAVYYLNKFSKLIRKILIASTEKEISLQDEIENMSLYMNIENIRFSNEIDYQEKIDESLNTSSIKVPSLILQPFLENAIWHGLSSKTQNKKIELVAKKTHDNHVSITITDNGIGRVASEKIKNEKKIKRQSVGLNITKARLENFSKTFKEDYSIDIIDLYDDNNMACGTQVILNIPIK; from the coding sequence ATGAACACCAAAAACCACTATAGGCTTTTTAAAAACACCATTTTTATTATGCTTTGCTTTGCAACTACAATTAGTAGTGTAGCGCAAGAACTAGATTTAAAATCCTTTTACAAAAAGGTGGATAGCATTTTGATTGAAAGACCAGACAAACCCGCTATTCTGGATTCTGTTTTTCATAATGTGAAATTTGACACCATTAAACTTTCGTATTTAGTTCATAAAAGTCACCAGAAGGATTATTTGGAAGGCGAATGGTTTGCCTTAAATTCACTAGGTAATTGTTTTAGAAACATTTCTGATTACGAACAATCTATTGGTTTATATAAAAAAGCATTTGCCACAGCCAAACAAAGTGGGAATTTGGAAATGGAGGTCATTAGTCTGAACATGCTTGGTGTTGTTTACAGACGTATGGACGCTATTCGTTCTGCTTTGGATTACCATAAACAAGCACTCCATTTAGCCGAAAATGCACCAGAAATTACTTTAGGTTTAAAACGAAGTATTGCCGTTTCTCAAAACAGTATGGGAAATATTTATTTGGCTTTAAAACAATATGATTTAGCACTTATTCAATTCTATAAATCATTAGCTATTGAAGAAGCATTAGACAACAAGCTCGGTCTAGCTATTAACAATCATAATATTGGATATGCTAAAGAAAAAACGGGGTATTATGAAGAAGCGTTGGAATACTACAACAAATCTTTAGATTATAATTATCAAATTGAATCTGAAATAGGCATTGTTATCTGTTTTAATAGCATTGGTAAAGTTTACATTTATCAAGATAAGTTTACAGAAGCGAACACCATAATTAAAGACGCCTTACAACGAGCGATTAAAGAAAACGATCAGTTTTACATTGCTATTTCTTATGTTAATTATGGCTTATCGGAATTAAAACTCAACAACTTAGAATTTGCCAAAACCCAATTAAATAAAGGACTAGAAATTGCCAAAGAATTTAATTTGAAATCTTCAGAAATTGAAGCTTATAAATATTTATCCGAAATTTATGAATTGTCTGGGCAACATGATGCCGCTTTAGATACGTTCAGGAAACACGTAATTTTAGATGAAAGCCTAACAAACGAACGCAACATTCAGTATGTTAATGATTTAATTATAAAATATGATACGGAGAAAAAAACCAATCAGATTAAAGAATTAGCCAGTGAGAATGAAATAGTAAAACTCCGACTAGAAAAAAACAAACGAACCCTATTGTTAAGTCTGTTAGGTGCCAGTTTGGTTTTTATTACCTTATATGTTTTATACCGTCAACGCCAACTTAAAAACGAGAAGAAAATTTTAACGTTGGAACAAGATATGTTGCGCAATCAAATGAATCCGCATTTTATTTTCAATTCCTTGAACTCTATCAAACTTTACATTATAAATAACGAAAAGGAAAATGCTGTTTATTACCTCAATAAATTTTCAAAACTAATCCGAAAAATACTCATTGCATCCACCGAAAAGGAAATATCGCTTCAAGATGAAATTGAAAACATGTCACTCTACATGAATATAGAAAATATCCGGTTTTCCAATGAAATTGACTATCAAGAAAAAATTGATGAAAGCTTAAATACATCCTCTATAAAAGTACCTTCACTTATTTTACAGCCATTTTTGGAGAACGCTATTTGGCATGGATTATCAAGTAAAACTCAAAATAAAAAAATAGAATTAGTTGCTAAAAAAACCCATGACAACCATGTATCAATTACCATAACAGATAATGGAATTGGACGCGTTGCTTCGGAGAAAATTAAAAATGAAAAGAAAATAAAACGTCAATCGGTTGGTTTAAATATTACCAAAGCGCGACTTGAAAACTTCTCGAAAACGTTCAAAGAAGATTACAGTATTGATATAATAGATTTATATGATGATAATAATATGGCCTGTGGAACACAAGTAATTTTAAATATTCCTATCAAGTAG
- a CDS encoding LytTR family DNA-binding domain-containing protein — translation MIRAVIVDDEQKAIESLSWELTNFSDEVEIIATFNKPEEAISYLTTNKPDCVFLDINMPTMDGFQFLDKLTERDFSVVITTAYNEYALKALKHEAIDYLLKPIDSDDLKETLARIKKHNSTAFPVAKIEEILINFNKNFNQKKITLNTDGKLIFLDTDNIIFIESDGNYSTFVMADNQKILVTKKLKEVNALLPENYFFRIHNSYIINLNKIKEFIKNDGYVVMQTNEKIPVARQRKSDFLDKV, via the coding sequence ATGATACGAGCAGTAATTGTAGATGATGAGCAAAAAGCAATAGAAAGTTTGTCTTGGGAACTCACAAACTTTAGTGATGAAGTTGAAATAATAGCCACTTTTAACAAACCTGAAGAAGCTATTAGTTATTTAACCACCAACAAGCCTGATTGCGTTTTTTTAGACATCAATATGCCAACCATGGATGGATTTCAGTTTTTAGACAAATTAACTGAAAGAGATTTTTCTGTAGTGATTACTACCGCTTATAATGAATATGCCTTAAAAGCATTAAAACACGAAGCCATAGATTATCTTTTAAAACCTATTGACTCTGATGATTTAAAAGAAACCTTGGCGCGTATAAAAAAGCATAATTCTACAGCGTTTCCAGTGGCTAAAATTGAAGAAATCCTTATTAATTTCAACAAGAATTTTAATCAGAAAAAAATAACCTTAAATACCGATGGGAAATTAATATTTTTAGATACAGATAACATTATTTTCATAGAATCAGACGGTAATTACAGCACCTTTGTTATGGCAGATAACCAAAAGATTTTAGTTACCAAAAAACTAAAAGAGGTGAATGCACTTTTACCCGAAAATTATTTTTTCCGAATCCACAATTCTTACATTATAAATCTTAATAAAATTAAGGAATTTATTAAAAATGATGGTTATGTTGTTATGCAAACCAACGAGAAAATTCCAGTGGCCAGACAGCGCAAATCCGATTTTTTAGACAAAGTTTAA
- a CDS encoding ribonucleotide-diphosphate reductase subunit beta — protein MSQQIEPILQENKDRFVIFPIQHNDIWEWYKKSEASFWTAEEIDLHQDLTDWKGKLNDDERYFIKHILAFFAASDGIVNENLAENFINEVQYSEAKFFYGFQIMMENIHSETYSLLIDTYVKDEVEKDQLFNALDNFPAIKKKADWALKWIESPSFGERLIAFAAVEGIFFSGAFCSIFWLKKRGLMPGLTFSNELISRDEGVHCDFAVHLHNHHLINKVPKARIREILIDALDIEREFITESLPASLIGMNAKLMSQYLEFVTDRLLSELDCEKEYNTANPFDFMDMISLQGKTNFFEKRVSEYQKAGVLNKEEDKDKFSFDADF, from the coding sequence ATGTCTCAACAAATTGAACCTATTCTACAAGAAAACAAAGATCGCTTTGTTATTTTTCCTATTCAACATAACGATATTTGGGAATGGTACAAAAAATCTGAAGCCAGTTTCTGGACGGCTGAAGAAATTGATTTACATCAAGATTTAACCGATTGGAAAGGTAAATTAAATGATGATGAGCGTTATTTTATTAAACACATTCTTGCTTTTTTTGCTGCTAGTGATGGCATTGTAAATGAAAATTTAGCTGAAAATTTCATTAACGAAGTGCAATATAGTGAAGCTAAGTTTTTTTATGGATTTCAAATAATGATGGAAAATATTCATAGCGAAACCTATTCACTATTAATAGATACCTATGTAAAAGATGAAGTTGAAAAGGATCAGCTTTTTAATGCTTTAGATAATTTTCCAGCTATTAAGAAAAAGGCAGATTGGGCTTTAAAATGGATAGAATCGCCTAGTTTTGGTGAACGTTTAATTGCTTTTGCGGCCGTTGAAGGTATTTTCTTTTCTGGTGCCTTTTGTTCTATATTCTGGTTAAAAAAACGTGGTTTAATGCCTGGCTTAACATTTTCTAACGAGCTAATTTCTCGCGATGAAGGTGTGCATTGTGATTTTGCTGTGCATTTACACAACCACCACTTAATAAATAAAGTGCCAAAAGCACGTATTCGTGAAATCCTTATAGATGCTTTAGATATTGAACGTGAATTTATTACCGAGTCATTGCCAGCTAGCTTAATTGGTATGAATGCCAAATTAATGTCGCAGTATCTAGAATTTGTAACTGATAGACTTTTAAGTGAGTTGGATTGTGAAAAAGAATACAATACAGCCAACCCTTTTGATTTCATGGATATGATATCCTTACAAGGAAAAACCAATTTCTTTGAAAAGCGTGTGTCGGAATATCAAAAGGCAGGTGTTCTTAATAAAGAGGAAGATAAAGATAAGTTCAGTTTTGACGCTGATTTTTAA